A stretch of Lathyrus oleraceus cultivar Zhongwan6 chromosome 6, CAAS_Psat_ZW6_1.0, whole genome shotgun sequence DNA encodes these proteins:
- the LOC127091756 gene encoding histone H1-like, which produces MATEEPIVAVESVPEPIVTEPTTVTEPQVPEKEEPKAEVEKTKKKTKESKSKKASKPRNPASHPTYEEMIKDAIVSLKEKNGSSQYAIAKFIEEKQKQLPANFKKLLLQNLKKNVASGKLVKVKASFKLSAAAKKPAVAKPKAKTASKAKSVKAKPAAKPKAKAAKSKVASKPKAAAAKPKVAAKPKAAIKSKTTAKPKTVAKPKASVKPKLKAKPAKVAKTSTKTTPGKKVAVAKTAPKKVAAAKKVPVKSLKSSAKKASGVKRGGRK; this is translated from the exons ATGGCCACAGAAGAACCCATTGTTGCGGTGGAGTCGGTTCCCGAACCAATTGTCACCGAACCAACAACAGTTACCGAACCTCAGGTCCCGGAAAAGGAAGAGCCAAAGGCTGAAGTAGAGAAGACGAAGAAGAAAACCAAAGAATCGAAGTCTAAGAAAGCTTCCAAACCACGAAACCCTGCTTCACACCCTACTTACGAAGAG ATGATTAAGGATGCTATTGTGTCTCTGAAGGAGAAGAACGGTTCGAGCCAATACGCGATTGCGAAATTCATCGAAGAGAAACAGAAACAGCTTCCTGCTAACTTCAAGAAGCTATTGCTCCAAAATTTGAAGAAGAATGTTGCTTCTGGAAAGCTTGTTAAGGTTAAAGCTTCATTCAAGCTTTCAGCAGCGGCCAAAAAGCCAGCAGTTGCCAAGCCGAAGGCAAAGACAGCTTCCAAGGCGAAGTCTGTGAAGGCCAAGCCAGCCGCTAAGCCAAAAGCTAAAGCTGCTAAATCAAAGGTTGCTTCAAAGCCCAAAGCTGCTGCCGCCAAGCCTAAAGTTGCTGCCAAACCCAAAGCCGCAATCAAGTCCAAAACAACCGCCAAGCCAAAAACTGTTGCGAAGCCCAAGGCATCTGTCAAACCCAAGCTTAAGGCAAAGCCCGCAAAGGTTGCAAAGACATCAACAAAGACGACGCCGGGAAAGAAAGTTGCTGTGGCGAAGACCGCACCTAAGAAAGTAGCTGCTGCAAAGAAAGTTCCAGTAAAGAGTCTGAAATCTTCAGCAAAGAAAGCTTCCGGTGTGAAGAGAGGAGGAAGGAAGTGA